From a region of the Mycobacteroides saopaulense genome:
- a CDS encoding endonuclease domain-containing protein, giving the protein MGDAFIGTELLATTDTTRWTLETRNRRVYPDVYVPNGIALTAANRAVAAWLWSKRTAVVAGLSAAALLGSKWISPDGSAELASARRHAPDGITLHRDQLAPDEYIVRNDMSLTTPARTAFDIGRRMPFTEALIHLDALCRATGLRAADAQKLIDRHRGARGTVQLRELLGLVDGGAESPQETRTRLVLVRGGLPMPQTQIQVIDEFGWVFARIDMGWEQWKVGVEFDGAQHWTDPAQRAKDIERLAELESLGWRIIRVSSDMLRRPPTIVDRVADALHAAGWRGEMTMARAIVEKRPA; this is encoded by the coding sequence ATGGGGGATGCATTCATAGGCACCGAACTACTCGCAACGACCGACACCACGCGCTGGACGTTGGAGACACGCAACCGGCGTGTCTATCCGGACGTGTATGTGCCCAACGGGATTGCGTTGACGGCCGCCAACCGCGCCGTTGCGGCGTGGTTGTGGTCGAAGCGCACAGCGGTCGTGGCGGGCCTGTCGGCGGCGGCACTCCTGGGTTCGAAATGGATCTCCCCCGACGGGTCGGCGGAACTAGCGTCCGCCCGCCGACATGCCCCCGATGGGATCACGCTGCATCGCGACCAGCTCGCACCCGACGAATACATCGTCCGCAACGACATGTCACTGACCACACCGGCACGCACCGCGTTCGACATCGGTCGGCGAATGCCCTTCACCGAGGCCCTGATTCACCTCGACGCGCTGTGCCGGGCAACCGGCCTCCGCGCTGCGGACGCACAGAAACTGATCGACCGCCACCGGGGTGCGCGGGGCACGGTGCAACTGCGCGAACTGCTCGGGCTTGTCGACGGCGGCGCCGAGTCACCGCAGGAAACACGCACGCGGTTGGTGCTCGTCAGAGGCGGGCTGCCGATGCCGCAGACCCAAATCCAGGTGATCGACGAGTTCGGCTGGGTGTTCGCCCGCATCGACATGGGCTGGGAGCAATGGAAGGTCGGCGTCGAGTTCGATGGCGCTCAACACTGGACCGACCCGGCGCAGCGCGCCAAGGACATCGAGCGCCTCGCGGAACTGGAATCGCTTGGCTGGCGGATCATCCGGGTGAGCAGCGACATGCTGCGGCGGCCGCCGACCATTGTCGACCGGGTAGCCGATGCACTCCACGCCGCAGGGTGGCGCGGCGAGATGACAATGGCGCGGGCGATTGTCGAGAAGAGACCCGCATAG
- a CDS encoding exodeoxyribonuclease VII small subunit yields the protein MTNPAELGYEQARGELIDVVQQLEQGGLDLDTSLALWERGEALAKRCEEHLAGARKRIEDALDSD from the coding sequence ATGACCAACCCCGCCGAACTCGGCTACGAGCAAGCGCGTGGCGAGCTGATCGACGTCGTGCAGCAGCTCGAACAGGGTGGCCTGGATCTGGACACTTCACTGGCGCTCTGGGAGCGCGGCGAGGCACTGGCCAAGCGCTGCGAGGAACACCTCGCGGGTGCCCGCAAGCGCATCGAAGACGCGCTGGACTCCGACTAA
- the xseA gene encoding exodeoxyribonuclease VII large subunit, which translates to MADPGTSPENPWPVRAVATRVAKWIDRLGQVWVEGQLTQIDVRPGSKTVFMVLRDPAADMSLTVTSPPDMVRNAPVKLTEGTQVVVCGKPTFYTVRGSFSLRLSEIRAVGIGELLARIERLRQLLAAEGLFDARLKRPIPFLPARIGLITGRASAAEHDVTSVALTRWPAVQFAVRNTPVQGPHAVAEIVAALQALDADPSVDVIVLARGGGSVEDLLPFSDETLCRAISACRTPVVSAVGHEPDNPLSDLVADLRAATPTDAAKKLVPDAAAEQALILDLRRRSAQALRNWVQREQRGLDQVRSRPVLADPLRMVSTRQDEIGIARTALRRDVQRLVDMESQRVAHLSAQLATLGPAATLARGYSVVQRVRDDGTVEVLRTVADAPPGASLRVRVSDGAVTATVTG; encoded by the coding sequence GTGGCTGATCCGGGAACAAGCCCGGAGAACCCCTGGCCGGTCCGGGCTGTCGCCACCCGGGTGGCCAAGTGGATCGACCGCCTGGGCCAGGTGTGGGTGGAAGGTCAGCTGACGCAGATCGACGTGCGGCCCGGCAGTAAGACCGTGTTCATGGTGTTGCGCGACCCCGCCGCCGACATGTCGCTGACCGTCACCTCTCCACCCGACATGGTGCGCAACGCTCCGGTGAAGCTAACCGAAGGCACCCAAGTGGTGGTGTGCGGCAAGCCCACCTTCTACACGGTGCGCGGATCGTTCTCGTTGCGGCTCAGCGAAATTCGCGCAGTGGGCATCGGCGAGCTGCTGGCCCGCATCGAGCGGCTACGCCAGCTGCTGGCCGCCGAGGGCTTGTTCGACGCGCGATTGAAGCGCCCGATCCCGTTCCTGCCTGCCCGCATCGGGCTGATCACCGGACGGGCGAGCGCCGCCGAGCACGACGTCACCTCTGTTGCCCTCACTCGTTGGCCCGCAGTGCAATTCGCGGTACGCAACACTCCGGTGCAGGGTCCTCATGCCGTGGCCGAGATCGTCGCCGCGTTGCAGGCCCTCGATGCCGATCCGTCGGTGGATGTGATCGTGCTGGCGCGCGGCGGTGGCAGCGTGGAGGACCTGCTGCCCTTCTCCGATGAGACGCTGTGCCGCGCGATTTCGGCCTGCCGCACCCCGGTGGTGAGCGCCGTCGGCCATGAGCCCGACAACCCGCTGTCCGATCTGGTGGCCGATCTGCGCGCAGCCACGCCCACCGATGCCGCCAAGAAGCTGGTGCCCGATGCCGCAGCCGAGCAGGCGCTGATTCTGGACTTGCGGCGTCGCTCGGCGCAGGCGTTGCGCAACTGGGTGCAGCGCGAGCAGCGTGGACTCGACCAGGTGCGCAGCCGGCCGGTGTTGGCCGATCCGCTGCGGATGGTCAGCACCCGCCAGGATGAAATCGGTATCGCGCGAACGGCTTTGCGTCGCGATGTGCAGCGGCTGGTGGACATGGAGTCGCAGCGGGTCGCGCATTTGTCGGCGCAGTTGGCCACACTGGGGCCTGCCGCCACGCTGGCCCGCGGGTACTCGGTGGTACAGCGCGTGCGCGACGATGGCACCGTGGAGGTGCTGCGAACGGTGGCCGATGCTCCGCCCGGGGCATCGCTGCGAGTACGCGTTTCCGATGGTGCCGTGACCGCGACCGTGACAGGATAA
- a CDS encoding lipid droplet-associated protein, with translation MIRPPFGVRLLLGVAATVLEETRKLPQAVLTYPMTAASQTVQNFMRFQQTVTELAIKGDETWENIFPPTDEQPEWATFDEDLDELDAPEPDESQAAAVYEDAAERMTQGRFALYSSEPSAPETEAAAPAPEAEPVKKAAPRKAPAKKAAAKKAPAKKATPAPTPESADPNAPDVVVELGYHDLTLAQLRARLQSLSVSELEELLAYEDAHKARAPYQTLLANRITRAAARG, from the coding sequence ATGATTCGTCCTCCGTTCGGCGTCCGGTTGCTTCTTGGGGTCGCCGCTACCGTTCTCGAAGAGACTCGCAAGCTGCCGCAGGCGGTGCTGACCTATCCCATGACGGCCGCCAGTCAGACGGTGCAGAACTTCATGCGGTTCCAGCAGACAGTCACCGAACTGGCCATCAAGGGCGACGAGACCTGGGAAAACATCTTCCCGCCCACCGATGAGCAGCCGGAGTGGGCGACCTTCGACGAGGACCTCGACGAGCTGGACGCACCCGAACCCGACGAGTCGCAGGCCGCCGCCGTCTACGAGGACGCCGCCGAGCGGATGACGCAGGGACGCTTTGCGCTGTACTCCTCGGAGCCGTCGGCCCCGGAGACTGAGGCAGCGGCACCGGCGCCCGAGGCCGAGCCCGTCAAGAAGGCCGCGCCCCGCAAGGCTCCGGCGAAAAAGGCCGCCGCCAAGAAGGCCCCGGCGAAAAAGGCCACACCGGCGCCGACCCCCGAATCCGCGGATCCGAACGCTCCCGACGTCGTCGTCGAGCTCGGGTATCACGACCTGACGCTGGCCCAGCTGCGGGCGCGGCTGCAGTCGCTGTCCGTGAGTGAGCTCGAAGAGCTGCTGGCCTACGAAGACGCTCACAAGGCACGGGCGCCGTATCAGACCTTGCTCGCGAACAGGATCACGCGCGCCGCTGCCCGTGGCTGA
- a CDS encoding 4-hydroxy-3-methylbut-2-enyl diphosphate reductase, producing MAAVDMGTPGMVSTVVGPATSKRVLLAEPRGYCAGVDRAVETVERALEKHGAPVYVRHEIVHNRYVVDTLAKAGAIFVDETDEVPEGAIVVFSAHGVAPTVHLDAAARNLKTIDATCPLVTKVHQEAKRFARDDFDILLIGHEGHEEVIGTAGEAPDHVQLVDGPNAVDNVTVRDENKVIWLSQTTLSVDETMETVQRLRERFPTLQDPPSDDICYATQNRQVAVKAMAPECELVIVVGSRNSSNSVRLVEVALNAGSNASYLVDYAEDIDPAWLEGVTTVGVTSGASVPEVLVRGVLERLAEHGYGQVQPVTTANETLVFALPRELRASRR from the coding sequence ATGGCTGCAGTCGATATGGGCACTCCGGGGATGGTGAGCACCGTCGTCGGCCCGGCGACGAGCAAGCGCGTGCTGCTGGCTGAGCCACGTGGCTATTGCGCGGGTGTCGACCGTGCCGTCGAGACCGTCGAGCGAGCGCTGGAGAAACACGGCGCCCCCGTCTACGTGCGTCATGAGATCGTGCACAACCGCTACGTGGTGGACACGCTGGCCAAGGCGGGTGCGATCTTCGTCGACGAGACCGATGAGGTGCCCGAGGGCGCGATCGTCGTCTTTTCCGCGCACGGGGTGGCGCCAACTGTGCACCTGGACGCTGCGGCACGCAATCTGAAGACCATCGACGCCACCTGCCCGCTGGTCACCAAGGTGCATCAGGAGGCCAAGCGCTTTGCGCGCGACGACTTCGACATCCTGCTCATCGGCCACGAGGGTCATGAGGAGGTCATCGGCACCGCAGGTGAGGCTCCCGATCACGTGCAGCTGGTCGACGGCCCCAACGCGGTGGACAACGTCACCGTGCGTGACGAGAACAAGGTCATCTGGCTGTCCCAGACGACGCTGAGCGTCGACGAGACCATGGAGACGGTGCAGCGCCTGCGCGAGCGGTTCCCGACGCTGCAGGACCCGCCCAGCGACGACATCTGTTATGCCACGCAGAACCGCCAGGTCGCGGTGAAGGCGATGGCCCCCGAATGTGAACTGGTGATCGTCGTCGGTTCACGCAACTCGTCGAACTCGGTGCGGTTGGTCGAGGTCGCCTTGAATGCGGGCTCCAACGCCTCCTACCTGGTCGACTACGCCGAGGATATCGATCCGGCCTGGCTTGAGGGCGTGACCACGGTTGGCGTCACCTCGGGTGCTTCGGTACCGGAGGTGCTGGTGCGCGGCGTTTTGGAACGGCTCGCGGAGCACGGATACGGCCAGGTGCAGCCGGTCACCACGGCCAACGAGACGTTGGTGTTCGCATTGCCACGCGAACTGCGTGCCTCACGGCGCTAG